The following are from one region of the Advenella mimigardefordensis DPN7 genome:
- a CDS encoding type II toxin-antitoxin system HicB family antitoxin, which yields MNVNHYTYRVSWSPEDQEHVGLCAELPSLSWLAGDPATALTGIMQVVALAVEDMQRNGEVIPSPIADKQYSGQFRVRVPPLVHRNLAIAAAEQGVSMNRLISAKLAG from the coding sequence ATTAACGTTAATCACTATACATACCGAGTCAGTTGGTCTCCTGAAGATCAGGAGCATGTTGGCCTGTGTGCCGAGCTCCCTTCTTTATCCTGGCTGGCAGGTGATCCAGCAACGGCTTTAACTGGCATTATGCAAGTCGTTGCTCTGGCGGTTGAAGATATGCAACGTAACGGAGAAGTCATCCCGTCGCCAATTGCAGATAAACAATATAGCGGGCAGTTCCGAGTACGGGTACCTCCTTTGGTTCATCGAAATCTCGCCATCGCCGCAGCAGAGCAGGGAGTGAGTATGAACCGATTAATCAGTGCGAAGCTGGCCGGCTAG
- a CDS encoding toxin HicA encodes MAGLMKILAKMKNEPANVRFSELVKICTHFFGKPRFSSSSHMIFKTPWHGDPRVNIQNSNGKAKTYQVKQVLTALEQLNNAKSMLDHEN; translated from the coding sequence GTGGCTGGATTAATGAAAATTCTGGCAAAGATGAAAAATGAACCTGCAAATGTCCGCTTTTCAGAATTAGTGAAGATTTGTACCCATTTTTTTGGCAAGCCACGCTTTAGCAGCTCCAGCCATATGATCTTTAAGACACCATGGCACGGCGACCCTCGAGTCAATATTCAAAACAGTAACGGCAAAGCCAAAACCTATCAGGTCAAACAGGTCTTGACTGCGCTGGAACAGCTCAATAACGCGAAATCAATGTTAGACCATGAAAATTAA